The Nicotiana tomentosiformis unplaced genomic scaffold, ASM39032v3 Un00351, whole genome shotgun sequence genome contains a region encoding:
- the LOC104116366 gene encoding protein FLX-like 1, with translation MSGRNRGPPLPMKGGPHGGLPPPVHEAPFAMGRVPLPHPALLEEMRESQFGMGSRLMPPHPAALEEHLATQHDEIQGLLVDNQRLAATHVALRQELEAAQYELQRTDHYARSLRMESDVQMRELYEKAAKMEMDLQAVDGMRSELMRVRSDIKEFTAARQELTVEVQRMTQDFTRMTADIQQTPAIKAEIEGLKQELQRARAAIENEKKGYAENYEHGQVMEKKLLTMARELEKLRAEVANAEKRARAAAAVGNPGAGYNANYGNPEPGYAANYYLASYGVNPMNPAHPVQGGAEGYSQYGHAPGAWGGYDVQRAQGPR, from the exons ATGTCTGGTCGAAACCGCGGGCCTCCACTTCCAATGAAAGGTGGTCCTCATGGTGGACTGCCTCCGCCAGTTCATGAAGCCCCATTTGCTATGGGTCGCGTACCACTGCCTCATCCTGCATTGCttgaagaaatgagagagtctcaGTTTGGAATGGGCTCGCGATTGATGCCTCCACACCCTGCTGCTCTTGAGGAACACCTGGCTACTCAGCATGATGAGATTCAAGGTTTATTAGTTGATAACCAGCGGTTAGCTGCAACTCATGTAGCACTAAGGCAGGAATTAGAAGCTGCTCAATATGAACTTCAGCGGACTGATCATTATGCCCGTTCTTTGCGCATGGAAAGTGATGTGCAAATGAGAGAACTATATGAAAAGGCTGCTAAGATGGAAATGGATCTCCAAGCAGTGGATGGTATGAGGTCCGAGCTCATGCGTGTACGCTCGGATATCAAAGAGTTTACTGCTGCCAGACAAGAGCTTACTGTAGAGGTGCAAAGGATGACCCAGGATTTTACCAGAATGACTGCAGATATACAGCAAACTCCAGCAATAAAAGCTGAAATTGAAGGCCTAAAACAAGAGCTGCAGCGAGCAAG GGCCGCCATTGAGAACGAGAAGAAGGGATATGCAGAAAACTATGAGCATGGTCAGGTTATGGAGAAAAAATTACTGACGATGGCTCGAGAGCTTGAAAAACTTCGAGCTGAGGTTGCTAATGCAGAAAaaagagctcgagcagcagcagcTGTTGGGAATCCAG GTGCAGGGTACAATGCAAATTATGGGAATCCTGAACCTGGTTATGCAGCAAATTACTATCTTGCTAGTTACGGAGTGAACCCTATGAACCCTGCTCATCCT gTGCAGGGTGGTGCTGAAGGTTATTCTCAATATGGACATGCACCTGGTGCTTGGGGTGGTTATGATGTGCAGCGAGCTCAAGGACCCAGATAA